The following are encoded in a window of Roseivirga misakiensis genomic DNA:
- a CDS encoding DoxX family protein has product MKPLVVLLASFVLTIFVMKMVSNEYNFAFSARLALSIMLCFTAIGHFVYTKGMSMMIPQFIPFKTDLVYLTGVFEILLAIGLLIPKLRVISGWALIIFLVLMLPANIYASVHKIDFQKGSFDGHGISYLWFRIPLQLLFIAWAYISSIKFL; this is encoded by the coding sequence ATGAAACCATTAGTAGTACTTTTAGCAAGTTTTGTGCTTACCATTTTCGTGATGAAAATGGTAAGTAATGAATACAATTTTGCCTTTTCTGCCAGATTGGCCTTGTCAATAATGTTGTGCTTTACGGCAATAGGGCATTTCGTATATACCAAAGGGATGTCAATGATGATACCGCAGTTCATCCCTTTTAAGACAGACTTAGTTTATCTCACTGGAGTTTTTGAAATCCTGCTGGCCATTGGCTTACTAATACCAAAGTTGAGAGTGATCAGTGGATGGGCTTTGATTATTTTCTTAGTATTGATGTTACCAGCTAACATTTATGCCTCAGTTCATAAAATAGACTTTCAAAAAGGCTCATTTGATGGGCATGGAATTTCATATTTATGGTTTAGAATTCCTTTACAGCTTCTATTTATAGCTTGGGCCTATATAAGCTCAATCAAATTTTTATAG
- a CDS encoding DUF3471 domain-containing protein: MKTNQKQQTIRVSLFTLIAIALFQFGGQAQSKQEQGITVPKKTMKAYVGSYEMQKDTFLKIEIEKNNLQAVGPDEKVYELVPITNSRFFLKAFGVDIEFVKNDKDKITKLLMIREDGQQLEAIRVDED, encoded by the coding sequence ATGAAAACAAATCAAAAACAACAAACCATAAGAGTAAGCTTGTTCACCTTAATCGCCATAGCGTTGTTCCAATTCGGCGGCCAAGCTCAAAGTAAGCAAGAGCAAGGCATTACAGTACCGAAGAAGACCATGAAAGCCTACGTAGGTAGTTATGAAATGCAAAAGGACACTTTTCTTAAAATTGAAATTGAGAAAAACAACCTGCAGGCCGTTGGACCAGATGAGAAGGTTTACGAACTGGTACCTATCACGAATAGTCGTTTTTTCCTCAAAGCATTCGGTGTAGATATTGAATTTGTGAAAAACGACAAAGACAAAATCACCAAACTGCTCATGATCCGCGAAGATGGCCAACAATTAGAAGCCATACGAGTAGACGAAGACTAA
- a CDS encoding DUF6090 family protein: MIKFFRSIRGKLISQSKTGTYLKYAIGEITLVMIGILLAMGINNWNQDRLKRKQELVYLTNLKNDLSNNIELLTPLDSIYKINISNLQKGIQLFKNTPSIFDFRTIDSLTSTYWSIFPVNRSTYDEMLSGGNFYSIRNATLKEKISNHYNLAESYESAFQEINRNGQDITNLNKELYPLLVLIDRLKQSPIDLKGIDTTWIHNPNSASYIGFFKQASFFTETDKYRLNEIKDFINNCKKLMVDIDQELETRNY; encoded by the coding sequence ATGATCAAGTTCTTTCGTAGTATCAGGGGAAAGTTAATTTCACAAAGTAAGACTGGCACATACCTAAAATACGCCATTGGAGAGATCACTCTCGTTATGATTGGTATTCTTCTCGCAATGGGTATCAATAACTGGAACCAAGATAGGTTAAAACGCAAGCAAGAGCTTGTGTATTTGACAAACCTAAAAAATGATTTAAGTAATAATATCGAACTATTAACTCCCCTTGATTCTATATATAAGATCAACATTTCAAACCTTCAGAAAGGGATTCAATTATTTAAAAACACCCCTTCAATCTTTGACTTTAGGACCATAGATTCGTTAACTTCTACTTACTGGAGCATATTTCCAGTTAACCGGAGCACTTATGATGAAATGCTTAGTGGTGGAAATTTTTATAGCATTAGGAACGCTACACTGAAAGAAAAAATCAGTAATCATTATAACCTGGCCGAGAGTTATGAAAGTGCTTTTCAGGAAATAAATCGAAATGGTCAGGACATTACAAACCTTAACAAAGAGCTTTATCCCCTGCTAGTGTTAATAGACAGGTTAAAACAATCTCCAATAGATTTAAAAGGCATAGATACCACCTGGATACACAACCCTAACTCCGCGAGTTATATTGGCTTTTTCAAGCAAGCATCTTTTTTTACAGAAACAGACAAATACAGGTTGAATGAAATAAAAGATTTCATTAACAACTGTAAAAAACTGATGGTAGATATTGATCAGGAATTAGAAACAAGAAACTATTGA
- the hisB gene encoding bifunctional histidinol-phosphatase/imidazoleglycerol-phosphate dehydratase HisB, whose amino-acid sequence MKKVLFIDRDGTIIVEPPIDFQVDSLEKLEFLPGAISNLRKIAEQLDFELVMVTNQDGLGSDSFPEDTFWPAQNKMLKTLEGEGVVFNEICIDRTFEAENAPTRKPRTGLLTNYLEGDYDLANSYVLGDRKTDIQLAENLGARAIFISEESDKRAALSTTSWDEIFSYLQMPARTAEIHRVTKETDILIHLNLDGTGQCDNDTGLGFFDHMLDQLGKHSGADLTVKVKGDLHIDEHHTIEDTALALGEAYLEAIGDKKGINRYGFLLPMDEALAQVAIDFSGRPWLVWEADFKREKVGDMPTEMFMHFFKSFSDTSKSNLNIKVEGDNEHHKIEAIFKAFAKAIKMAIKRNPDELDILPSTKGLL is encoded by the coding sequence ATGAAAAAGGTACTTTTTATAGATAGGGACGGTACAATAATCGTTGAACCACCAATAGATTTTCAGGTTGATTCTTTGGAGAAACTCGAGTTTTTACCGGGAGCAATTTCTAACCTTAGAAAAATTGCTGAACAGCTCGATTTTGAATTGGTCATGGTGACAAATCAAGACGGTTTGGGCTCAGATTCTTTTCCAGAAGATACCTTTTGGCCTGCTCAGAACAAAATGTTGAAAACACTCGAAGGGGAAGGCGTGGTTTTCAATGAAATATGCATTGATCGTACTTTTGAAGCAGAAAATGCCCCAACCCGTAAGCCTAGAACAGGACTATTGACGAATTACTTGGAAGGCGATTATGATCTAGCCAATTCCTACGTTTTAGGAGATAGAAAAACGGATATTCAACTAGCCGAAAACTTAGGAGCGAGAGCGATATTTATATCAGAAGAATCCGATAAACGTGCTGCACTTTCCACAACTAGTTGGGATGAAATTTTCAGTTACTTACAAATGCCAGCACGGACTGCTGAAATTCATCGTGTAACAAAAGAGACTGATATTCTCATACACTTGAATTTAGATGGTACTGGGCAGTGTGATAATGATACGGGTTTAGGCTTCTTCGATCATATGCTAGATCAGCTGGGGAAACATTCGGGAGCCGATTTGACGGTCAAAGTAAAGGGAGATTTACATATAGATGAGCATCATACGATTGAAGACACAGCCCTTGCGCTGGGTGAAGCTTATTTAGAGGCGATTGGCGATAAAAAGGGAATTAATCGATATGGTTTCCTATTGCCAATGGATGAAGCACTTGCCCAAGTTGCCATCGATTTTAGTGGTCGGCCGTGGTTGGTTTGGGAAGCTGATTTCAAACGAGAAAAGGTGGGTGACATGCCGACAGAAATGTTTATGCACTTTTTCAAGTCATTTTCTGACACCTCAAAATCTAACCTAAACATTAAAGTTGAGGGGGATAACGAGCACCATAAAATCGAGGCTATCTTTAAAGCTTTTGCCAAGGCGATCAAAATGGCAATAAAAAGAAACCCAGATGAGCTCGATATTCTACCGAGTACAAAAGGGTTACTCTAA
- a CDS encoding DUF4177 domain-containing protein, translating to MYKYEFVKIELKSGFLSAKPKVDYKEVIAAYAKKGWRFKQIFAPSTSGYGSSSYFELIFEKEV from the coding sequence ATGTATAAATATGAATTCGTCAAAATTGAATTGAAATCTGGTTTCTTGAGCGCAAAACCGAAAGTGGATTATAAAGAAGTAATCGCAGCTTATGCCAAGAAAGGTTGGCGATTTAAGCAGATCTTTGCGCCTTCAACATCTGGCTATGGTTCTTCCAGCTACTTCGAATTGATTTTTGAAAAGGAAGTGTAA
- the greB gene encoding transcription elongation factor GreB, with protein MRTPMITPEGMEKLKDEIDHLWRVERPETTKKVSWAASLGDRSENADYHYNKKRLREIDGRIHYLRKCVDNFKVIHYHPHQEGQVMFGAWVEIENDKGLKKRLRIVGYEELIGMKDYISIDSPIAQALLKKREGDEVLVKTPAASITWRIHKIEYEK; from the coding sequence ATGAGGACTCCGATGATTACCCCGGAAGGGATGGAGAAACTAAAGGACGAAATTGATCACCTCTGGCGTGTAGAACGTCCTGAGACTACAAAGAAGGTTTCCTGGGCGGCGAGTTTGGGAGACAGATCGGAAAATGCCGACTATCATTACAATAAAAAACGCCTTAGAGAGATTGATGGACGCATTCACTACCTGCGGAAGTGCGTTGACAACTTTAAAGTTATCCATTATCATCCCCATCAAGAAGGCCAAGTCATGTTTGGTGCTTGGGTAGAAATTGAAAACGACAAAGGCCTAAAAAAAAGACTTCGGATCGTTGGCTATGAAGAGCTTATAGGCATGAAAGATTATATTTCTATCGACTCTCCTATCGCTCAAGCCTTGTTAAAGAAACGGGAAGGAGATGAAGTACTAGTTAAAACTCCAGCGGCTAGTATTACATGGCGCATTCACAAAATAGAATACGAGAAGTAA
- the hisD gene encoding histidinol dehydrogenase, which produces MKTVVNPVKSTWSELLARPTMDLESIEGLVRPVMESVQSRGDSALREFTEKFDGVSLSDLQVTTEEISQAISQVDDDLKAAISIAKKNIETFHQAQKDDFVKVETMPGVNCFRKSVGIDKVGLYIPGGTAPLFSTVLMLAVPAKIAGSRELVLCTPPDKSGNVHPAILYTAQLVGIEKIFKVGGAQAVAAMTFGTETIPQVYKIFGPGNQYVTAAKQLAMKYGVAIDMPAGPSEVAVYADESAVPAFVAADLLSQAEHGVDSQVVLVASSEEIVNEVKAEVADQLKTLPRAEFAEKALSNSIAIVLSDEDQAIDLLNEYGAEHLILSVKKPWGVANRIVNAGSVFLGNYTPESAGDYASGTNHTLPTNGYAKMYSGVSLDSFVKKITYQEITPQGLSVLGPVVETMAAAEELEAHKNAVTLRLNEINNV; this is translated from the coding sequence ATGAAAACAGTAGTTAACCCTGTAAAGTCTACATGGTCGGAGCTACTGGCCAGGCCAACCATGGACTTGGAATCGATAGAGGGATTGGTAAGACCGGTGATGGAGTCAGTTCAGTCTCGTGGTGATTCAGCATTACGCGAGTTCACTGAGAAATTTGATGGCGTTTCTTTGTCAGATCTACAGGTTACGACAGAGGAGATTAGTCAAGCGATCAGCCAAGTGGATGATGATTTAAAGGCAGCGATTTCTATTGCTAAAAAGAACATTGAGACCTTTCACCAAGCACAAAAAGACGATTTCGTGAAGGTGGAAACAATGCCTGGAGTCAATTGCTTCAGGAAGTCTGTTGGGATAGATAAAGTAGGTTTATATATCCCGGGAGGCACCGCGCCGCTATTTTCTACAGTATTGATGTTGGCTGTACCGGCTAAAATTGCTGGCTCTCGGGAGCTTGTACTTTGTACCCCTCCTGATAAAAGTGGCAATGTTCATCCAGCCATACTTTATACGGCACAATTGGTCGGCATCGAAAAAATCTTCAAAGTTGGTGGAGCTCAAGCTGTTGCCGCTATGACTTTCGGAACAGAAACTATACCTCAAGTATACAAGATTTTTGGGCCAGGGAATCAATATGTCACAGCGGCCAAGCAATTGGCTATGAAATACGGTGTGGCTATCGATATGCCCGCAGGCCCTTCGGAAGTTGCAGTTTACGCCGATGAATCAGCAGTGCCAGCCTTTGTAGCGGCAGATTTACTTTCTCAGGCCGAACATGGTGTGGATTCACAAGTCGTTTTGGTCGCTTCTTCAGAAGAGATCGTCAATGAGGTGAAAGCCGAAGTTGCTGATCAGTTAAAGACATTGCCGAGGGCAGAGTTTGCCGAAAAAGCCTTGTCAAATAGTATCGCGATCGTGTTGTCTGACGAAGATCAAGCGATTGATTTGTTAAATGAATATGGGGCAGAGCACTTGATTCTTTCGGTCAAGAAACCCTGGGGAGTTGCCAATCGCATTGTAAATGCTGGCTCGGTCTTTTTGGGTAATTATACGCCAGAATCGGCGGGAGATTATGCGTCAGGCACCAATCACACCTTACCGACAAATGGCTATGCTAAAATGTATAGCGGTGTTTCACTTGATAGTTTCGTGAAAAAGATAACATACCAAGAAATTACGCCGCAGGGTCTTTCTGTTTTGGGGCCAGTGGTGGAAACTATGGCTGCTGCGGAGGAATTAGAAGCACATAAAAACGCGGTTACCTTAAGGTTAAATGAGATTAATAATGTTTGA
- the hisC gene encoding histidinol-phosphate transaminase, with product MRLIMFDPNELLRPHLKNLVPYSSAREDYKGSEGVFLDANENPFGSITEENWNRYPDPYQVKLKGRIGEIKSVSADRIFLGNGSDEPIDLLFRAFCEPGVDNVIINPPTYGMYKVSADINNVEAREVLMTRDFDLDVDGIRQAIDDQTKIVFICSPNNPSGNDVDLTKIEAILKEFNGLVVIDEAYIDFTERASFIDRLDEFPNLIVLQTFSKAWGLAALRLGMAFCSKEVLNVLNKIKAPYNLSGLTQETVFEALKDVKRKDDMVRDILVNKETLKVALEGLERIEKVYPSDANFFLVKTRKARQLYEDLIGHQVILRDRSKVALCEEGIRITVGTKSENRILIQTLKEIGN from the coding sequence ATGAGATTAATAATGTTTGATCCTAACGAACTTTTAAGACCTCATCTGAAAAATTTGGTGCCATATTCTTCGGCTAGAGAAGATTATAAAGGCAGTGAAGGTGTCTTTTTAGATGCGAACGAGAATCCTTTTGGGTCGATTACCGAAGAGAATTGGAACCGATACCCAGACCCATATCAAGTAAAATTGAAAGGTCGAATTGGCGAGATTAAATCTGTCAGTGCCGATCGCATTTTCCTAGGAAATGGAAGCGACGAACCGATCGATTTACTGTTTAGGGCTTTCTGCGAACCTGGTGTCGATAATGTGATTATCAATCCGCCGACTTATGGTATGTATAAGGTGAGCGCCGACATTAATAACGTTGAAGCCCGCGAAGTATTAATGACGCGAGACTTCGACCTAGATGTAGATGGCATTCGACAAGCCATAGATGATCAGACTAAAATCGTATTTATCTGTTCGCCAAATAATCCTTCGGGCAACGATGTTGATTTAACCAAGATTGAGGCCATATTGAAGGAATTCAATGGGTTAGTAGTCATCGATGAGGCCTATATTGATTTCACTGAAAGAGCTTCTTTTATCGATCGCTTAGATGAGTTTCCTAACCTAATTGTGCTACAAACTTTTAGTAAAGCTTGGGGATTGGCAGCACTTCGTTTGGGAATGGCCTTTTGTTCGAAGGAAGTCTTAAATGTTTTGAATAAGATAAAGGCACCTTACAACTTGAGTGGCCTCACTCAAGAAACTGTTTTTGAAGCTTTGAAAGATGTGAAGCGAAAAGATGATATGGTGAGGGACATTTTGGTGAATAAAGAGACACTGAAGGTCGCTTTAGAAGGTTTGGAACGAATAGAAAAAGTATATCCTTCAGATGCGAATTTTTTCTTAGTAAAAACGCGCAAGGCACGTCAACTTTACGAAGATTTAATTGGGCACCAAGTCATATTAAGAGATCGCTCAAAAGTAGCTCTTTGCGAAGAGGGTATTAGAATTACGGTTGGAACAAAATCTGAGAACAGGATTTTAATCCAGACTTTGAAGGAAATAGGCAATTAA
- a CDS encoding transposase has translation MHTHGIQFFTATIYQWIPALYDHHNKQVIIDSLTYLCKENRVRVYGFVIMPNHIHLIWRISNKHLLKDVQRDFLKFTGQQIKFHLQKHNPHLLSKFEVNLKDRRYQFWQRNALSIDLLSRNMLEQKLNYIHANPVSGKWNLADDFVQYQYSSASFYEDNDNKFSFLRHYMECFGG, from the coding sequence GTGCACACACATGGTATTCAATTTTTTACAGCTACTATATATCAATGGATACCAGCATTATATGACCACCACAATAAACAGGTCATCATTGATTCACTTACATACCTGTGTAAGGAGAATAGAGTCAGAGTCTATGGCTTCGTGATTATGCCAAATCATATTCATTTAATTTGGAGAATATCGAACAAACACCTTCTCAAAGATGTACAACGGGATTTCCTTAAGTTTACTGGACAACAGATCAAGTTTCATTTACAAAAGCACAACCCTCACTTACTTTCTAAATTCGAGGTAAACTTAAAAGACAGAAGGTATCAGTTTTGGCAAAGAAACGCTTTGTCTATAGACCTATTAAGCAGAAATATGTTAGAGCAAAAGTTAAACTATATACATGCTAATCCAGTCAGTGGCAAATGGAACCTTGCTGACGATTTTGTCCAGTATCAATACTCTTCTGCCTCATTTTATGAGGATAATGACAATAAATTTAGCTTCTTGAGACATTATATGGAATGTTTTGGTGGTTAA
- a CDS encoding SMI1/KNR4 family protein: protein MTDLIEQFFNAYWQPGMKMVFREEVPKEMIQSKIDEDGWYEWKILPGRLTIEDYQKIENHFNVVLPENFIEWHRRYFFEDGDCSIIRLPSSLPTRPLEYLRNILDWHIPQKLIPQGLVPFADEGNDTGPLVFDLRGQLEKKDFPIRVYDHEYQGDLDGLSEIIFSSFNKLLECLTHYLIEKKTQKNFKILPDFFSIDPDGAGSTGRIYWENWMVMQRENFEEFGY, encoded by the coding sequence ATGACTGATTTAATAGAACAATTTTTCAATGCTTATTGGCAACCTGGAATGAAGATGGTTTTCAGGGAGGAGGTTCCAAAGGAAATGATACAATCTAAAATTGACGAAGATGGTTGGTATGAGTGGAAAATCTTACCCGGAAGACTAACAATTGAAGACTATCAGAAAATAGAAAACCACTTTAATGTTGTTTTGCCAGAGAATTTCATAGAATGGCACCGAAGATACTTTTTTGAGGATGGCGACTGTTCTATCATAAGACTTCCTTCATCTTTACCCACTCGACCATTGGAATATTTAAGGAATATTCTTGATTGGCACATTCCGCAAAAATTAATTCCTCAAGGACTTGTTCCTTTTGCCGATGAAGGAAATGATACGGGCCCTTTAGTATTTGACTTAAGAGGACAGCTGGAGAAAAAGGATTTCCCTATCCGTGTATATGATCATGAGTATCAGGGTGACTTGGACGGACTTTCCGAAATAATCTTCTCTTCTTTCAACAAGCTATTAGAGTGTTTAACGCATTATTTAATCGAGAAGAAGACACAAAAAAACTTTAAAATATTACCTGACTTCTTCTCAATTGACCCAGATGGAGCTGGTTCTACTGGAAGGATTTATTGGGAGAATTGGATGGTAATGCAAAGAGAAAACTTTGAAGAATTCGGCTACTAA
- a CDS encoding P-loop NTPase family protein, translating to MTNLMVSHNLNLVFTPTAPAKLSFVERDESINDDLVDALRTPGMQIVVYGPSGAGKTTLLVNKLNQLYENHVITRCMKGMTFEQILVDGFDQLNKYYTDEKSFSTKSSISLGIKSEYLSIKNSFEENIQEVSRRLVPVQLTPQRLGKFFGEMGICWVLEDFHKVEEPEKVKIAQIMKIFMDYSVDYPDLKILAIGAVNTAREVIKYDPEMKQRVAEIYVPLMNENELSKVIYSGEELLNIKFQSTVVKRTIKFSSGLASACHHLCLNMCRKEGIESTQVKTVTLNVTDFDKAVSKYVKSSSDTLKEIFDKAMKVSRSRKYNNPRIILKAILDLGKDELSYNEILTHIRIAQKEYPAGNLTSYLSKLQGQDRGSILRHDEISGLYSFSSPFVKAYSHCILTQTTKKGLSTIEVKLPIEELTKLILENLSEKLKAIE from the coding sequence ATGACAAATTTAATGGTAAGTCATAATCTCAATTTAGTCTTTACTCCAACGGCACCTGCTAAACTTTCTTTCGTCGAACGGGACGAGTCAATAAATGATGATTTAGTAGATGCACTACGGACACCTGGAATGCAAATTGTAGTATATGGGCCTTCTGGAGCAGGAAAAACCACATTATTAGTCAACAAACTTAACCAGCTCTACGAAAATCATGTTATTACAAGATGCATGAAAGGGATGACTTTCGAGCAGATACTGGTTGATGGCTTTGATCAACTTAATAAATATTATACCGACGAAAAAAGTTTCTCAACTAAATCATCTATTTCGCTTGGTATTAAATCTGAATATTTGAGTATCAAAAATTCATTTGAGGAAAATATTCAGGAAGTTTCTAGGCGTTTAGTACCTGTTCAGTTAACCCCTCAAAGGCTCGGGAAGTTTTTTGGCGAAATGGGGATCTGTTGGGTGCTCGAAGATTTTCATAAAGTTGAAGAGCCCGAGAAAGTAAAAATAGCTCAGATTATGAAGATCTTTATGGACTATTCTGTTGACTACCCCGATCTCAAAATATTAGCGATTGGGGCTGTAAATACGGCAAGGGAAGTGATTAAATACGATCCAGAAATGAAGCAACGTGTTGCCGAAATCTATGTACCCTTAATGAATGAAAACGAATTATCGAAAGTCATCTACAGTGGTGAAGAACTTCTAAACATCAAGTTTCAATCAACGGTTGTAAAAAGAACAATTAAATTTTCCAGTGGCCTTGCTTCTGCGTGTCATCATCTATGTCTTAACATGTGTCGAAAAGAAGGGATAGAATCTACCCAAGTTAAAACGGTTACATTAAATGTTACCGATTTTGACAAGGCTGTGTCAAAGTACGTAAAGTCTTCGTCGGACACATTGAAGGAAATCTTTGATAAGGCCATGAAGGTTTCAAGATCTAGAAAATATAATAACCCTCGGATAATTCTGAAAGCCATTCTAGACTTAGGAAAAGATGAGCTTTCATACAATGAAATTCTAACTCATATAAGAATAGCTCAAAAAGAATACCCTGCTGGTAATCTCACAAGCTATTTATCCAAACTTCAGGGACAAGATCGAGGCAGCATTCTGAGGCATGATGAGATATCTGGGCTTTACTCATTTTCTAGTCCTTTTGTGAAGGCTTATTCTCATTGTATTTTGACTCAAACAACGAAAAAAGGTCTTTCAACGATTGAAGTCAAACTACCTATTGAAGAATTAACGAAGCTCATATTAGAGAATCTTAGTGAGAAACTAAAAGCAATAGAATAG
- a CDS encoding Crp/Fnr family transcriptional regulator, whose amino-acid sequence MNDPDWSLFASKLDKVKLNKNANLTAVGSIENYLSFISEGIVRFYIPQEENDLTFGFLFENEFVTAYDSFITQAPSHYQIETLTETVLWRISYNDLQEVYDKTESGNFIGRIMAENMFLIKSKRELSLLKKTAEERYLDLFLERPRLLKQIPLRYIASYIGVTPQALSRIRKRIT is encoded by the coding sequence ATGAACGATCCTGATTGGAGCCTTTTTGCTTCAAAATTGGATAAGGTAAAATTGAATAAGAATGCTAACCTTACGGCGGTTGGATCAATAGAAAACTATCTATCCTTTATTTCTGAAGGGATAGTGAGATTCTATATTCCACAGGAAGAGAATGATTTAACCTTTGGTTTCTTATTCGAAAATGAATTTGTAACTGCTTATGACTCCTTCATTACCCAAGCACCATCTCACTATCAAATAGAAACGCTGACCGAAACAGTTTTGTGGCGCATATCTTACAACGACCTTCAAGAGGTTTATGACAAAACTGAAAGTGGAAATTTTATTGGACGTATTATGGCTGAAAATATGTTTTTAATAAAATCTAAAAGAGAGCTTTCCCTACTTAAAAAAACTGCAGAAGAACGATATTTAGACTTGTTCTTAGAACGCCCTAGGCTACTAAAACAAATACCATTAAGGTACATAGCGTCTTATATTGGTGTTACACCTCAGGCCCTGAGTAGAATACGTAAACGCATTACTTAA
- the hisG gene encoding ATP phosphoribosyltransferase, with amino-acid sequence MDNTLRIAVQKKGRLSDDSLKLIKECGIKFNNGAGKLKANSTNFPMEFLFLRDDDIPGYVQDGIADIGIVGGNEAEEKNKDVDTVKNLGFSKCRLSLAIDKNETYNGVEDFEGRSLATSYPKILGDYLKSKNVNAEINEISGSVEIAPSIGLAYGICDIVSSGSTLLSNGLKEVEVIYKSEAVLLANKNLSAEKREILDRFIFRIESVQAAKNNKYILMNVPNESVQQIIDILPGMKSPTVMPLADEGWSSVHTVIQEDDFWEIIEALRGAGAEGILVVPIEKMIL; translated from the coding sequence ATGGATAATACATTACGCATAGCAGTACAGAAAAAGGGTCGTTTGAGTGATGATTCTTTAAAACTTATAAAAGAGTGTGGCATCAAATTCAACAATGGTGCGGGCAAGTTAAAGGCCAATTCAACCAACTTTCCAATGGAATTTCTCTTCCTTAGAGATGATGATATTCCCGGTTATGTTCAAGATGGTATTGCCGATATTGGTATAGTTGGAGGCAATGAGGCAGAGGAGAAAAATAAGGATGTCGATACGGTTAAAAACCTTGGGTTCTCTAAATGCAGATTATCGTTAGCGATCGATAAAAACGAAACATATAATGGAGTTGAAGACTTCGAGGGCAGGAGCCTAGCTACATCATATCCAAAGATTCTCGGAGATTACCTCAAATCGAAAAATGTCAACGCCGAAATTAACGAAATCAGTGGTTCAGTTGAAATTGCACCAAGTATCGGTTTAGCTTATGGTATCTGTGATATAGTCAGTTCGGGGTCCACACTTTTGAGCAATGGCTTAAAAGAAGTAGAGGTGATCTACAAGTCGGAAGCTGTACTTTTGGCGAATAAAAATCTAAGTGCTGAAAAACGCGAGATTCTTGATCGTTTTATCTTTAGAATTGAGTCGGTACAAGCCGCAAAAAACAACAAATATATCTTAATGAATGTGCCGAACGAGTCTGTTCAGCAGATCATTGATATACTTCCGGGTATGAAAAGCCCAACAGTTATGCCATTGGCCGATGAAGGCTGGAGTTCTGTGCATACTGTTATTCAAGAAGACGATTTTTGGGAAATTATTGAAGCATTGAGAGGTGCTGGGGCAGAAGGTATATTGGTGGTGCCAATCGAAAAAATGATCTTATGA